A section of the Hemitrygon akajei chromosome 8, sHemAka1.3, whole genome shotgun sequence genome encodes:
- the steap4 gene encoding metalloreductase STEAP4 isoform X2, with protein MEMSEITAGGDNSHKREAVCIFGTGDFGRSLGMRLLMCGYPVIYGSRNPQNSTLVPSGAQVCTHTDALKKCKLIFLAVHRENYDFLPALSNLLDGKILVDVSNNLKMNQYPESNAQYLSQLVPKAIVVKGFNTVSAWALQSGSLDASSQVFVCGDDTKSKQQVMDVARSLGLTPLDQGSLLAAKEIENYPLQLFPMWRLPLIIAFSLTVFFFFYSVLIDVIHPFVTKNSDVSYKLAISVPNRVFPNVSLILLSLVYLPGVIAAFLQLYRGTKYKRFPDWLDRWMLCRKQLGLVALAYAFLHVLYTYIIPTRYSVRWNWIYSMIKEEIP; from the exons ATGGAGATGTCTGAAATAACTGCAGGTGGTGACAATAGCCATAAGCGGGAGGCAGTCTGCATTTTTGGCACCGGGGACTTTGGCCGATCTTTGGGTATGAGGCTGCTCATGTGTGGGTACCCAGTGATATATGGCAGTCGAAACCCACAGAATTCCACCCTTGTACCAAGTGGAGCTCAAGTCTGTACCCACACTGATGCCCTGAAAAAATGCAAGTTGATTTTCCTTGCAGTTCACAGAGAGAACTATGATTTCCTCCCAGCTCTGTCCAATTTACTAGATGGAAAAATACTGGTGGATGTGAGCAACAACCTCAAAATGAatcagtaccctgagtccaatGCTCAGTATCTTTCTCAGCTGGTCCCCAAAGCAATTGTGGTGAAGGGATTTAACACAGTTTCAGCCTGGGCCCTTCAATCAGGCAGCCTGGATGCCAGCAGTCAG GTCTTCGTCTGTGGCGACGACACTAAGTCCAAACAGCAGGTGATGGATGTTGCCAGGAGTCTAGGCCTCACTCCTTTAGACCAGGGGTCTCTTCTAGCAGCTAAAGAAATAGAGAACTACCCACTACAGCTCTTCCCAATGTGGAGACTACCACTTATTATAGCATTCAGTCTCACGGtcttcttcttcttttattcTGTGTTGATTGATGTGATCCATCCATTTGTAACAAAAAATAGCGACGTTTCCTACAAGCTGGCAATTTCAGTTCCTAATCGTGTCTTCCCAAATGTCTCTCTCATTCTGCTTAGCCTGGTTTACCTGCCAGGAGTGATTGCTGCGTTTCTTCAGCTGTACAGAGGGACCAAGTATAAGAGGTTCCCTGACTGGCTTGACAGGTGGATGCTGTGCCGAAAGCAGCTTGGCCTTGTGGCACTTGCCTATGCTTTTCTACACGTTCTCTACACGTACATCATACCAACCAGATACTCGGTGAGGTGGAACTGGATTTACTCAATGATTAAAGAG